The nucleotide window ttgttgaggggTCTCCACACATGTTCTCTGATGTAGGATCCCAGTGCATGCATAAAATTCATTCATGTTAAATTCAGCACCATTGTCACTTCTTGTAGTCTTAATTGATTGTCCAACATTGTGTTTTTACAAAATTGACAAAAGATTGCAAGAGATATGAAGTTTTAGATTTTACTTTCATAAACCGAATCCAAGTGTATCTAGATTTATCATCTACAATGGTTAAAAAATACCTATGACCACTTGTGGATGGAACTGACAGAGGACCCCATATGTCTACATGAATCATTTCTAAATATGAATCTGAGACTTTATTGCTAGTAGCAAACGGCAACTTTCGTTGCTTAGCCAAAtgacatgcattacatggggaGTTTGAGTTATTGTATGAAATGAAATGATAATTTTTCTGCATGAGCCTAAGACTATGTAAAAGTAAATGTCCTAATCTGTAGTGCCACATATCTTCATCTTGAATGCTTTGAAAAGACATAATGCATGAATGTGTGTTGTGCAAGGAGTTAACGTTTAGTGTATAAAGTCCTTCAACAACTTCAGCTGTGCTAATCATCTTCTTGGAGCTGCAGTCCTGTATCTCACATGATTTTTCAGAAAAATTCATGATGCAGTGTAAAGAGGCTGTGAGTTTGGACACTGAGATTAGCTTGAAGTTAAAAGTGGGTATATACAATGCATTGACAAGATGCAATTTTTCAGAAAATATGATAGTTCCAATTATGTTGCTTGTGGTGTATGAACCATCTGGCAATTTTACCATAATTGGATCTATGATTTGATAATTTTGAAAGTCTTCAAGGGAGTATGATACATGGTCCGTGGCACCTGTATCAATCACCCATGACGTGCACTTATTTTTCGAAATAGCTAAGGTCTTAATACTGGTTTTGAAATGCAAAATGTGTACCAGATTACCTTGATGAGGGTGTGATCTCTGCTGTGTCACAATCTGATTTGTGCTATGAATATTCTTTACCTCATGTTTGTTTAAAAGTGCTAATAAGGCTTCTCTTTGACTTGCAGTCAATCCAGAGCTAACATTTTCAACCTCTTCTAACTGTGTCCTGAGCTCTTCATTTGCTTCCTCAGGATCTGCTGTGGCCATGATGTTTACAGCAGTTTCTCCACCATATTTTTGCCACAAATGTGGTGGAAGGCCGTGCTTCTTGTAGCACGTATCAACCATGTGTCCTAGTTTGCCGCAGTGTGTGCATTGTGGCTTGCCTCTTCCTCGCCCTCCAGCTTGGTGTCTACCTCCCCTacctctccctctccctctgcCTTGACTAGGGTCCAATGTGTTCGAAGGAGCTGTAGAGTATGCAAGCAGTTTGGTGTCTGAGATAGGCTCCAAGCTGTGAGTTTGTCTTTCTTGCTGCGTGAGCATCGAAAACACTGTGTTGATGTTGGGAAGTGGCTCCATCAGCATAATTTGCGATCTTACTCCTGCATATTGTTCGTTTAATCCTCTAAGAAATTTTGTTACCTGGTCTTCAACCCTGTACCTTCTGACTGTGCCCAAGCCACATGAACATTTAACTTCGCAAGCACATGAGGGTATCGATCGAAAGTCATCAATTTCCTCCCAAATCGATCTCAACTTTGTAAAATAGCTTGTAACATCCATGTCCCCCTGCCTAAGCGTATACAGTTCCTCATACAATTCAGCTACTCTAAACTTGTCTCCTTGATAATACCTATGCTTTAAATCTGCCCACAGGTCACTGGCTATATGGTTTCAAATGACTGATTGAGAAATGCTTGCACTAAGCGAAAGATTGATCCATGCAATCACATAGGTGTTGCATCTCTTCCAGGCCTCAAACAGATTATCACTACTATCAGGTTTTGGCAGACTACCATCTATGAATTTCAGTTTATTCTTAGATTCCAGTGCTAAAAGCATAGCTCGACTCCAAGGTCCATAGTTCTTTCCATCTAAAATGACATTAGTAAGGGGAATACCAGGACTTTCAGAAGGATGGAGATAATAGGGGCTCGTGTGGTCTCCAGTCGTGTTGATTGTGCTTCGTGTCAATTGCGCTTGGATTGATGCAATTTGACTCAAGACTTCCGTAATCGTGCGCAAATCTAGGTTGGATGATGGTGAATTTGAGATTCCACCATGCGGTTCCGCCATTGATGATTCAAATCTTGTTGTTATGCAAGATTCAAACACTATGCTTTTTGTGAGTAATCAAAGACACAGAGATCAGGATTTCTTCCCCTAATTCTTGTCTATTCGTGCGCCACTCTCTGAGTCCACGCTCACCGCCCCATGTTGAAGGTGCGGTTGAAGTAGGAAGAGAAGGTGCACTTTAAGAAGTGTGCAAGAAAGGTGAAAGAAGAGTGAGAACCTGATTCAACATAATGGCAAAACTCAAGGCCATTGGCtgctatacatatatatattagtgTTCTCATACAGTAGGTAAGCTTAGTTTTATTCCTCTGCTTTGCTGGACCATTCTATTACAATACATATCACTACTACTAAAGGTTGCTTCCCTTAGGTTAGGTAACAGTAAACAAGGGAGAGCAGCTGGAGGAGAAGGCTATAATAGTGCTTAATTGTTCTAAGTTTATCATAAAGCATATTTACTTGATTAGTGTATGGTAGAATTATTTTCACCAATTTTTGAGACAATATGAAAACATAGATCATTAACCTTATCATTAACTAGGATAGACTAAGAAGCATGCAAATAAAGTCGCATAAGTAACCTCTGGTCTCAAATCACCAACAAATATATTGTAGTGCCCtgatgattttaaaataaaacgaAAACTAAttaacaactaaaaataaaaaagaaaaagaacacccccaaaaaggaacaaaataaaatcatcaTAAATCAAATATCAAGATTCAGGAggttcaaaaattcaaataaaattaaataagaatgtttctgaatttgaatttagaaaaaatagagataaaatTTGAACAACATTAATCGatcaacaaacaaacaaattaaattgggaCAAAAAATAGCGGAAAAGAACGAACCAAAAAGAGAGAAGCAGAAGCGATCAAGCAGCGCACAATAGGACAAGGGAGAAGGATGCCGACGACGACACCAGGACAGATGAATGGGAAGGATGCCAATGACGATACGGATATGCACGGCGGAGTGAGAAAACTTTGACAAGCccttttgcttttctttcaCGCGCGGAAGCTACAAGGTCGAGGGATCAAATCAATGACGGGGAAGAGTCACGGCGGCAATATATCTCAAAGCTGGTGATCAATGCTTTTGCTCCCCTAGGATTTGCACGAAACGAATGACGCCAAACTCTTttgccaaaaattttaataaactgaCCAAAATTAAATGTTATTTGTGGTGGTTTGGCCACCAAATTTCTGCTATTCTTATCCATTGtcaacaaaacatgaaaatactaTTAAAATCGTTACTATTCCGTCAATTTGTGACGATTTAAAAAATTGCTGACAATTTTTCATCATAATTTACCATTTATCTTGTAgtggtatatatataattttttaaaatttagatcaCTTTAtactccttttttatttttagataattgttcttgtatattatacatatatagatGATAAATGTAATTTTTGTTTTGGAAACAGATGATAAATGTAGTTTAGGAATGAGTATAgagaattaatttttgaattagttaatattagtggtttttattttaaattatttcttaacttttgttttttttaaagaatttaggGTTTAAGACTAGAATTtagagttaaaaattttaaattaaaaaataaattaaaaattaaatgatattacCTGAAAAGATTAATACTTAATTAGTTAAACTCTTTAAGAATGCGATGTGTAATATCACTTTATTGCCTTATTATATATTTGCACAATagtaatttgatttaaatattttttcttcttctttcaaaataGTCTTCTGTGTCTACATATATAAGATGTTTTCTTGTACTATTCCTAAACTTTGAATTTGaaactatttatttttcatatatttttattacgcACACATATATatgatgaaaattcaaaaataattaattttatgtgaagttgatagttaaaagtcgttaaatattaatttttaactattaattttacataaaattaaatataattttttggtatttgctacggtacgatgataaatttatacgtaccgatatatttaaaatatggaCAAATAATAACAAGTCAcgtgaaatttattttttacatcagtatttaattttttttaaatatatattataccaCCACTTTTATTAATACACccctttaattaaataaaaaaatatattttttatttaattttataaaagtcTTAAAcattcttcctttatttgattagacaaaaatatccttttaaattaataaaattttagaattcaattaatcttaattttataatttcaaataatttgaataacaaaacaaaaacatatcaaaaaaataaaaaatcaaaatctatCAGTTGGATTAATGGATCATTCAATTGGAAATGATAACAAAATGCATAGGCTGTTATCAACAGATCGATTAAACATATGCAAATTATTCCATGAACGGAACAGGGGGGTACACGTCACACCATGATTTTGAATCAGAAGAGAGATCTCAagaaatggcaaaaaaaaatggGATTATCAACAGACCCTTAGAACAACTCCAACGGTTCAAAAATTATGAACCTCATTTACTGTGTGTCAGTAAAAAGGGAGGCTCTACCattagagcaaataaataatgaGGCCCTTCACAAATTTTGAAGCAGGTGAATCCCTGCTCAGAGGGACTCGGACTCTCTCAAAGANNNNNNNNNNNNNNNNNNNNNNNNNNNNNNNNNNNNNNNNNNNNNNNNNNNNNNNNNNNNNNNNNNNNNNNNNNNNNNNNNNNNNNNNNNNNNNNNNNNNNNNNNNNNNNNNNNNNNNNNNNNNNNNNNNNNNNNNNNNNNNNNNNNNNNNNNNNNNNNNNNNNNNNNNNNNNNNNNNNNNNNNNNNNNNNNNNNNNNNNNNNNNNNNNNNNNNNNNNNNNNNNNNNNNNNNNNNNNNNNNNNNNNNNNNNNNNNNNNNNNNNNNNNNNNNNNNNNNNNNNNNNNNNNNNNNNNNNNNNNNNNNNNNNNNNNNNNNNNNNNNNNNNNNNNNNNNNNNNNNNNNNNNNNNNNNNNNNNNNNNNNNNNNNNNNNNNNNNNNNNNNNNNNNNNNNNNNNNNNNNNNNNNNNNNNNNNNNNNNAGTGCATCAAGACATAACTCATCTGGTGTTGGTGGCTCTTCTAACCCATCCTCTCAGACTCCTATACAATCTAGTCCAAATTCGCAATATTCTGATTTTGTCAACCCTCGTGGATTAGATGCCATCGACctcaatgatgatgatattgaagCTCGGAGGCAAGATAGTATTCAACACTGGCATTGGGAAGAGGATGAGATGTTGATCAGTGCGTGGTTAAATGTTTCAACTGACCCTGTAGTTGGTACCGATCAAAAGGGAGAAACATTTTGGAGTCGAATTCATAGCTACTGTGTAGAATTTTGCACCGACATAACAAGAGGGTAGTTGCATGTAAGAAACGATGGTATAAGATCAACAAGGCTGTTGCACAATTTGCTGGTTGCTACGATCAAGCTAGTCGAAACATAAGGAGTGGTTCGAATGCTGATGATATAAAGGAGTTGGTTTATAAACTTTATTCCACAAATTATGGtaaaaaattcacttttgaGAGGCATTGGAATATGCTTCGGTTGGAGCAAAAATAGAGAAGCCAACTACCTACACAAAATGGAGGCTTAAAGAGAATCAAGGTTAGTGCAACTGGAGCATACTCATCCTCATCAAACCCAGAAACACCGTTGGCTGACGAACCCGGTGTGGACTCTCCCGTTCGCCCACAaggatcaaagaagagcaagcgAAGAGGTAAGGGAAAAGCACAGATGTCTGAAGATTTTAGCGAAAGAAAATCATCGGTTGTCAAAAAATtatctctcatggaagatatTAAGAATGTTAGAGAAAAGGAACTAATGGataggaaaaaagaaagagaagtggTTTACTTAATGGTTCCTTGTATTCGTAGTGTTATGTagtatgttcttatttatttattgtgtaTTACTGCTATGTGATGTAGTTTGTTTTATTTACTTCTGATGtaagtttttaaattagtcaatatTATTGTGCCGTTATTGTTCATGAAAGTGAccgttgcaaaactagccgttaagtagccgttgcaaaactagccgttaaGGAAAACTAGCCGTTGCAAAAGTAGccgttgcaaaactagccgttacAAAACTAGTTTCTCCACTTATAAATATCAACTATCAATGACTCCACAACTCCACTTCAACTCTTCTTTCTCACCTCGatagagaactaaaaattacatttctccATATGGCTAAAAATTTTGATGATATGTTTAATGAGGCTTTGTATGGCAAAAGAAGACGTCAAGATAACACACTGATAGATAATTGGATCGATGAGTATTTACTCGAagattcagaagaagaagatatcgaTAGAAGCCCTATCCCAAGTACTCGTAGATGGATCAACAGAGATCGAGAAGCAGGACATGATCGCCTTTTTCAAGATTACTTTGCAGATGAACTGGTGTATAATGCTGACATTTTTCGACAAAGATTTCGAATGAGAAGAGATGTGTTCCTTCGGATAGTAGACGCTCTCTCAAACGTCTATCTGTATTTCCACCAGAGGGTTGATGCAATTGGAAGAAGAGGCTTGTCGCCACTTCAGAAATGTACCGCTGCGATACGGATGTTAGCATACGGCGTAGCAGCTGATGCTGTTGATGATTATGTGCGCATANNNNNNNNNNNNNNNNNNNNNNNNNNNNNNNNNNNNNNNNNNNNNNNNNNNNNNNNNNNNNNNNNNNNNNNNNNNNNNNNNNNNNNNNNNNNNNNNNNNNNNNNNNNNNNNNNNNNNNNNNNNNNNNNNNNNNNNNNNNNNNNNNNNNNNNNNNNNNNNNNNAGTGTTTGATGACATTCTAAATGATCGTGCTCCGGAGGTAAATTATACTATTAATGGTAATAATTATACTATGGGATACTATTTAACATATGGTATTTATCCTGAATGGGCCATATTTGTCAAATCAATCTCAAAGCCACAAGGGGAGAAACGCAAGTTATTTGCACAATACCAAGAAGGGCAAAGAAAAGATGTGGAACGAGCATTCGGAGTGTTGCAAGCACGCTTTGCAATTATACGTGGTCCAGGTCGTTTTTgggaaaagaagaagcttgccaaCATAATGAGAGCTTGTATTATATTGCATAATATGATTGTTGAGGATGAAAGAGACACTTATGCAAGAAATTTTGCTCAAGGCTTAGAGTATGATGATGTTGAAAATGGATTATCATAACCTCAGCTGGGAGAAGAAGATTTTGCACCATACCATCAATTTCTCCAAAGAAATGCCCAACTTCGAAATAGGCAGCAGCATAGACAATTGAAAGAGGACTTGATTGAACACATATGGCAATTTCACAATGCTTATCGTCAACTGTagaatttaattatgttttttttgtattaagtaattttacaaatttgtGTAATCccgaattatatattgtgtgtATTGTTGTtatgtataaatttatttaatattaatatcttttaatagtgaattatttttaaatttaaatatttaaattatattattaaaaaaattaattacattaatttcaagtattttaattaattaattaattagatggAACCACAATagggactaaagttagttcctcctaatggagaagagagagatgctttgagttcctatttactGTTATTAAAAGCTGATGTGGAGTTATTTTTATGACAGGTGGGCCATAAACAGGAACTGGGATGAGTTCCCTATTGGAGATGGTCTTAGTACCGAAATGAGttctttacaaaaaaaattacttctaCTAAAAAAGGGTCTATAACTTCTATGCAAGTAgtttatgaaataaaaaattaaaattgttcatCATCAGTGTTCAAAAACCCTCTCCTTAAATCACACCTCTAAAAGTTTTCAgtattcttcattttcttctctcctcttcctatcctctctctctctctctctctgctcAATCTCTCTCATTTGTTTCATTGTGCGTCGCAGGCAagatctctccctctctcctcTCTTGTCTCGCAATCGAGGTCATCATCGCGTCATAGAGCATCGCCATCTTGTGCGTTCCAGAGAGCGTCgccttcctcatggttcctgaGAGCGTTGCCTTCCTCTTGATTCTGTCTTCCTCGCAGTCTTCTTTGCtgtcttcttcatttttcatcaCTGTCGTCAGCCTCTCCCTTCCGGTAATTTCCTCCCTATGATTTAtgtgatttgaattattatAGCATTGGTGCGATTTTTGTAATTAGGGTAATTTGGTTTGATTTATGTGATTTGATATTAGTTATTGTTAATTTTGACAAATTGTtgaattcttattttatctgtatatatttctgaaactgtgaatgcaaattttttaatagaaaactTAATTTAGATCACAATAGTTTCATTTGTCAAATGTTGCATAGTATCTTAATGCACATCTAATTTCACAAATTCTAAGTGATGCACTGCAAGATGCCACTTAGCTATTTTCAATCATGAAcaaaatctctaaaaattttgttACTAATAGAATCCACCTGAATAGGACAAAACTGTCCATATATTTTAACTGCATCCAATCCTTGGTGTTACTGCAGAGGTGAAAGATGTTGTGACTTGCTTGAGTACTCAAAAGTCTATTACCAAGGTAATGATCTTATTTCAATTGGCATTGTTCTTAAGATGGATTATGGAAATACTTCATTGTGCTTGTAATAGGTTTAATGGCTAGCTAGATGTACTTTGCACTGTTATTATGTTCATAGACACTTTGAACATTTTTAGAGTTCTTTGTTGTGTATTATATTTGTTATTGTTTTAGGGATCAGGCATTCTATGACTTAATATACATGTCTGCTCTTGTACTCATATCTGGATGAACTTGTATTTTACTCTTGATCTGAGTATTCCAAggagaattttatttttgcttttaaaaaaatctatattcTTCCTGTGAGTAAATAGTGATCTAAGATTAATTAAATAGTTGATGCATTCACATAAGAAATGCAGTTTGCTGTAATCCAAAtgaattagttttaattttaaagtctCATTCTCTATTCCTGCATGTGCTTTCTCGCTCTCTTTTTATCCGTACCTATATTGTGAGTTTTAACACTGTATGATAGAACCATAGATTTTTATGAAGAGTATATAATAGAGAGAGGCCAGTTGATGTATAGTGTAACTCATTGTAGAGAGAAAGCTATGATTCTGATTTCTTCTTTTATGATCAATAATAAATCACAAAACTTAATTCCTTTTTTTCTATAGTTTATTGCTTTCTATCTTTCTGATTCAAGATAGTTTTACTTAGTTTTCTTGCCAAAACTGATAAGCAGTAGCTCCATGACCTGCCAGTTGTAacgaattttatttataataccTAGCAACCTCTTGAgtatttttctaacttcttttaTGTTGGTGCATTGGTTCTTTTAATCAACATTACAACTTGAAAGTGAGTCTGACATTTTTCTATCAGATAAAGAGGTACTTATTTATTTGCTACTCTATTAAATTTGAAAGTATCATGTGTAATTTTAAACCTATGCTTGCAAATGAATCAATTTTTTGGAGGTGGTATCCTTGGCTCTTCAGGATCATTGCTACTTGGACTGCACAATCATATAGAACTCCTTTTAAACAAAAGTTTTTATTACAAACACATATCTAATGCTTTCTTGACTTTGTTTCTAGCAGGAAATTGTGAAACAGTAACAATGGCTATGATGAGTATGAATTTATAATGGTTTTCTACTTGAAATCCAACAATGTTAACAAGCTAAGAAAAAGTGAATAGTTTTCTAGTCTTGGTTGAGGCCAAGGTAACTCGAAATTAAAGATAGAAGGGACTTGTTACATTGGAGACCATGCCTTTGGATTCAaggaaactgaaaatcaaagatAAGAAGAAATCTTGCATGGGGATTTCATTTGACCTATCTAAATTTCGATAGTTatggttttattttatttgagacTTTTAATTTGGTCACATTACATGTAATAATTCTATAATTGCTCTGTAGTctaatgaaattttaaattcgATGACACTCCAAGTTTTGGTTCCTAGTTCCTACAAGGGGTTTTGTAGCATGAAAATGCATGActtttatttaagaattaagAGGAATCTTTATGCTGCTCAATTTTATTTAGATTTGGCAAATTAAATGTGCTGCAGTTCTTTCCAACTGCTGAGGAGTCAATGGATCACTATAATCAGAAACGATGTGTTGATGGAAAAGGACTTGTTCTGCCCAGTTAGATTGTAAGTTCGGCTTTGCTATGTGCTAATTCCGCCACAAATTGGGGATTCTGGAGTATTACACTCTTGCTTTTTCTTGTCTCACGTCTTACTTTATCTTTTGTTTAGAGGTATGTCAAATATTTTGAATGTGTCTTGACTTACTTCAATGGCTAAAACCCACCTGCCCGTAGGTAAGTACTGGCCCATGATTTAACTTAAATATTCACCTCATTGATGTCTAGTGTGCTGAGATCATATTCTGTGCAGGTGCATGCTTAGGGGATTTCGGCTTCACAGGTGCCCTTACTGGATCAGGCCCTCTATAACTGTCTCAGACCATAGTAGTGTGCTTTAAGTTCTTGTGCTAAATTTTCCCTCATGTTTATATAGTTATGGCTACTCTCTGTGTGGATCTAAGAGAAATATAGATATGAAAGACACTTAACAATACCATTTGCTGTTGATGCAATCtccctttttttccttttatttatttatttatttttaatgtgcaGGTGTGCTGTTCTCTACCAAAAAACATCCAAGGACCAAGGATCTTTTGGTGCAAATCCTTAATATTTTGCTACCAGCTATTTTTATCCCCTAGTTCTCCTTTTTCAaccaattttctatttttaaacttGTTTGGATTTCGTTGTGATACAAAGTAATGATTTGCAGCTAGAAGATTTCTGGTTCAGTGCTCTAAAGAAGGGAGTAATGGTCTTTGCTTTGCCAGGAGAGCCTGGTCTTACAGAATTGGCTGGGGacttcaaaattcattttcatgaTCGCCAAGGAGACTTTTACTGGTACTAATCAATTTTCTTAATCAGTAATCAATTGCTTCTGCTGATAATCTTGAGCTGAAACTGAAATATCttgctatttttttctcttagtTGGTTGAACACAACTatgaagaaaatagaaaagtattgAACATCAGTGATCTTGATGGCTTTGACAAGGTAAATCTATTGTGCTCCTTTTATGATCATCTTCGAATATCTGACGATTGTTGTCAAGGGTTGGTGTTGTAAGTAATAGTACACAATGGTAACTCTCAGGAAACTGAAACTAGTTTGTTaacttttcaataaaattatcttcTGGCAGAGAAAATTGCCTTCTCCAGGATTCCTGGTTGAGGTTGTGTTGGTTGATTACAATGGTAATGTTGTGGCTTCCGAACCCAAGGCTACTGGAAAAAGATCATATGAGAGTTGAAGTAATAGTGCCACCCCAGTTGAAGCAAGCATACCTGTGCAGAATTGTTGTTATCTGATTGTAGGGATCTAACTGAGTTGCCTGAGGAAATGTGCTTATGTGCAAGTGAGTTTA belongs to Arachis duranensis cultivar V14167 chromosome 8, aradu.V14167.gnm2.J7QH, whole genome shotgun sequence and includes:
- the LOC127741064 gene encoding phosphatidylinositol 3,4,5-trisphosphate 3-phosphatase and protein-tyrosine-phosphatase PTEN2A-like isoform X1, translating into MCCSSFQLLRSQWITIIRNDVLMEKDLFCPVRLCMLRGFRLHRCPYWIRPSITVSDHSSVLFSTKKHPRTKDLLLEDFWFSALKKGVMVFALPGEPGLTELAGDFKIHFHDRQGDFYCWLNTTMKKIEKY
- the LOC127741064 gene encoding phosphatidylinositol 3,4,5-trisphosphate 3-phosphatase and protein-tyrosine-phosphatase PTEN2A-like isoform X4, which encodes MAKTHLPVGACLGDFGFTGVLFSTKKHPRTKDLLLEDFWFSALKKGVMVFALPGEPGLTELAGDFKIHFHDRQGDFYCWLNTTMKKIEKY
- the LOC127741245 gene encoding uncharacterized protein LOC127741245 yields the protein MAKNFDDMFNEALYGKRRRQDNTLIDNWIDEYLLEDSEEEDIDRSPIPSTRRWINRDREAGHDRLFQDYFADELVYNADIFRQRFRMRRDVFLRIVDALSNVYLYFHQRVDAIGRRGLSPLQKCTAAIRMLAYGVAADAVDDYVLFDDILNDRAPEVNYTINGNNYTMGYYLTYGIYPEWAIFVKSISKPQGEKRKLFAQYQEGQRKDVERAFGVLQARFAIIRGPGRFWEKKKLANIMRACIILHNMIVEDERDTYARNFAQGLEYDDVENGLS
- the LOC127741064 gene encoding phosphatidylinositol 3,4,5-trisphosphate 3-phosphatase and protein-tyrosine-phosphatase PTEN2A-like isoform X2, which produces MCCSSFQLLRSQWITIIRNDVLMEKDLFCPVRLCMLRGFRLHRCPYWIRPSITVSDHSVLFSTKKHPRTKDLLLEDFWFSALKKGVMVFALPGEPGLTELAGDFKIHFHDRQGDFYCWLNTTMKKIEKY
- the LOC127741064 gene encoding phosphatidylinositol 3,4,5-trisphosphate 3-phosphatase and protein-tyrosine-phosphatase PTEN2A-like isoform X3, which codes for MEKDLFCPVRLCMLRGFRLHRCPYWIRPSITVSDHSSVLFSTKKHPRTKDLLLEDFWFSALKKGVMVFALPGEPGLTELAGDFKIHFHDRQGDFYCWLNTTMKKIEKY